One segment of Virgibacillus doumboii DNA contains the following:
- the yhbH gene encoding sporulation protein YhbH, whose amino-acid sequence MKEAKENFVVSKENWSLHRKGYQDQKRHMDKIKEAIKNNLPDLISEENIIMSNGRDVIKIPIRSLDEYKIRYNYNKSKHVGQGDGDSEVGDVIARDPSGGEQGKSGQGEGKQAGDQAGEDYFEKEVSLAELEEALFRELELPNLEQKEQAEITTEKVEFNDVRKKGLMGNIDKKRTILTALKRNATEGNPGITPIYNDDLRFKTWNDIIKPDSKAVILAMMDTSASMGTFEKYLARSFFFWMMRFLRSKYESVEIAFIAHHTEAKVVTEEEFFSKGESGGTICSSAYNQALELIEGKYDPVRYNIYPFHFSDGENITSDNPRCIKLVNEIMDVSNMFGYAEVNMYNRQSTLMRAYRELENEKFRHYILKGKQDVYHALKRFFAKETAAV is encoded by the coding sequence ATGAAGGAAGCGAAAGAAAACTTTGTTGTCTCAAAGGAAAATTGGTCCCTCCATCGTAAAGGATATCAAGATCAAAAGCGTCACATGGACAAAATAAAGGAAGCAATTAAAAATAACCTGCCCGATTTAATCAGTGAAGAAAATATTATCATGTCGAACGGCCGGGATGTTATTAAAATCCCTATCCGTTCGCTGGATGAATACAAAATCCGCTACAATTACAATAAATCAAAACATGTCGGGCAGGGTGATGGTGACAGTGAGGTTGGTGACGTGATTGCACGTGACCCGAGTGGAGGAGAGCAAGGTAAGAGCGGCCAGGGTGAAGGAAAGCAGGCCGGAGATCAGGCAGGTGAGGATTACTTTGAAAAAGAGGTTTCACTTGCTGAGCTGGAGGAAGCACTTTTCAGAGAACTGGAACTGCCCAACCTGGAACAAAAAGAGCAGGCTGAGATTACAACAGAAAAAGTGGAGTTCAATGATGTCCGCAAAAAAGGGCTTATGGGCAACATTGATAAAAAGCGAACCATCTTAACAGCCCTGAAACGAAATGCAACTGAAGGGAACCCTGGCATTACACCCATCTATAATGATGATCTGCGCTTCAAAACGTGGAATGATATCATCAAGCCGGATTCCAAGGCAGTTATTCTTGCCATGATGGATACGAGCGCGTCGATGGGAACCTTTGAAAAATATCTGGCCAGAAGTTTTTTCTTCTGGATGATGCGATTTTTACGTTCCAAATATGAATCAGTCGAAATTGCTTTTATCGCACATCATACCGAAGCGAAAGTCGTCACCGAGGAGGAGTTTTTTTCAAAAGGAGAAAGCGGCGGTACAATTTGTTCATCGGCATATAACCAGGCGTTGGAGCTTATCGAAGGAAAATACGATCCCGTTCGTTATAATATTTATCCTTTTCATTTTTCAGACGGCGAAAATATTACATCAGATAATCCGAGATGCATCAAACTGGTTAATGAGATTATGGATGTCTCCAATATGTTTGGCTATGCCGAGGTAAATATGTATAACCGGCAGTCCACATTGATGCGGGCATACAGGGAGCTTGAAAACGAAAAGTTCCGGCATTATATTTTGAAAGGGAAGCAAGATGTGTACCACGCGTTGAAGCGATTTTTTGCAAAAGAGACCGCGGCAGTTTGA
- a CDS encoding DUF4179 domain-containing protein has translation MSKLSRKDFDDYIGKDSFYSEQDKERFFKRLRQSERKKKNWFPQLMTAAIALLILFAGMQFIQNGLPFQSAGDKDYGAWKVADSKEEVTAYFKSRTPGLELAEEKGLVSEINKSIPLEGKSDLKIEKIWYNSEEIFVFYSIGIPNPEIMKNQETAPHITQFYVQSDENGQYPNQNLSVYAKQTGPQDGIIYNDRFYHRATMMPIRDQSHNVISQIDDIITAIITVNLFNESQDTQEVKLPINFDQSEETVASSSIDKTIHAGNASLTIDRIEMRVSQTVLYGSIDTPNGNALQRINGSVITKDAKGNEDPTSFSMPASSPTSFKLEFRPMNSMPENITVKIDSVVLSSDDSFNFSLDASDYNGDLSSSGSKNAHRQVGEIKNTKIYLEELVYNDRGLNVNILYEPEEPDQTIQLASAIPKQHGLNDDLPLLVSAVNEDGEVGELLQSGSGPGKLDEGYGFTLNKSFIQSSEQIDITIENLPYKILINDSIEAPISVEGGK, from the coding sequence ATGAGTAAATTATCCAGGAAAGATTTTGATGACTATATCGGAAAAGACTCTTTTTATTCAGAACAGGATAAGGAACGCTTTTTCAAACGGTTGCGACAGTCTGAAAGAAAGAAGAAAAACTGGTTTCCACAATTGATGACTGCTGCCATAGCATTGTTAATTCTTTTTGCCGGTATGCAATTTATTCAAAACGGACTTCCTTTCCAGTCTGCAGGGGACAAGGACTACGGCGCGTGGAAAGTGGCAGATTCCAAAGAAGAAGTGACTGCCTATTTTAAATCGAGAACTCCGGGACTGGAACTGGCTGAGGAAAAGGGGCTTGTCTCTGAAATTAACAAATCCATTCCGCTCGAAGGTAAATCAGATCTTAAGATAGAAAAAATCTGGTATAACTCGGAAGAAATATTTGTTTTTTACAGTATTGGGATACCGAACCCGGAGATTATGAAAAACCAGGAGACTGCACCACATATAACGCAATTCTATGTGCAGTCAGACGAAAATGGACAATACCCTAACCAGAACCTTAGTGTATACGCTAAACAAACCGGGCCACAGGATGGCATCATATATAACGACCGATTTTATCACCGGGCAACCATGATGCCTATTAGAGATCAATCCCATAACGTAATCAGCCAAATTGATGATATTATAACAGCCATTATCACGGTTAATCTTTTTAATGAAAGTCAGGATACACAAGAGGTAAAACTGCCGATTAACTTCGATCAAAGCGAAGAAACAGTAGCATCCAGCAGTATTGATAAAACCATTCATGCGGGAAATGCCTCGCTGACAATTGACCGGATTGAAATGAGAGTGTCCCAGACAGTTCTCTATGGAAGTATCGATACTCCAAACGGGAATGCTTTGCAACGAATTAATGGTTCGGTTATAACAAAGGATGCCAAAGGTAATGAAGACCCAACTAGTTTTAGTATGCCCGCCAGCAGTCCAACATCCTTTAAACTGGAATTTCGGCCAATGAATTCAATGCCTGAAAATATTACTGTTAAGATTGATTCCGTTGTCCTGAGCAGTGATGATTCATTTAATTTTTCATTGGATGCTTCTGATTATAATGGCGACCTTTCCAGTTCTGGTTCAAAAAATGCACACAGACAAGTTGGAGAAATAAAGAATACGAAAATTTATCTGGAAGAACTTGTTTACAATGACCGAGGTCTTAATGTCAATATTCTTTATGAACCAGAAGAACCTGATCAAACCATTCAGCTGGCATCAGCAATTCCAAAACAACATGGTTTAAATGATGATTTACCATTACTAGTATCTGCCGTTAATGAGGATGGGGAGGTTGGAGAGCTTCTTCAAAGCGGCTCGGGACCTGGTAAACTTGATGAAGGATATGGTTTCACACTGAACAAATCATTTATACAATCATCTGAGCAGATTGATATAACGATTGAAAATTTGCCATATAAAATACTAATTAATGATTCCATCGAGGCTCCTATTTCGGTAGAAGGTGGCAAGTAA
- the gdhA gene encoding NADP-specific glutamate dehydrogenase: MNTMETVLQSKKQTAQEYVTKVFQSTEKRNPHENEFLQAVKEIVDSLVPVFAQHPEYMKYGILERLVEPDRVITFRVPWVDDHGNVQVNRGFRVQFNSALGPYKGGLRFHPSVNTSIVKFLGFEQIFKNSLTGQPIGGGKGGSDFDPKGKSDLEIMRFCQSFMTELYRHIGPDVDVPAGDIGVSSREIGYLFGQYKKIRGTFEAGVLTGKGLEYGGSLARTEATGYGTVYFVQEMLKDKGLDFKGSTVVVSGSGNVSIYAMEKATQFGATVVACSDSDGFVYDENGIDLDTVKELKEAGSERINAYVEKHPNAQYIDDCTQIWTIPCDIALPCATQNEIDEATAKTLVANGVKAIGEGANMPSTLAAIDVFLKSDILFAPAKAANAGGVAVSALEMAQNSGKISWSFDEVDAKLHEIMKDIYQNSMQAAADYGTPGNLLAGSNIAGFNKVAGAMMAQGII, from the coding sequence ATGAATACGATGGAAACCGTTTTACAATCAAAAAAACAAACTGCACAGGAATATGTAACGAAAGTCTTTCAATCCACTGAAAAGCGTAACCCTCACGAAAATGAATTTCTACAAGCTGTTAAAGAAATAGTCGATTCCCTCGTACCGGTATTTGCCCAGCATCCGGAATATATGAAGTACGGCATCCTGGAAAGGTTGGTCGAACCTGACCGTGTCATTACATTCAGAGTACCTTGGGTCGATGACCATGGAAACGTACAGGTAAACCGCGGATTCCGTGTACAATTCAACAGTGCACTTGGCCCTTATAAAGGCGGCCTGCGCTTTCATCCATCTGTGAATACCAGTATCGTTAAGTTTTTGGGATTTGAACAAATCTTCAAGAATTCTTTAACAGGGCAGCCGATTGGAGGCGGAAAAGGAGGGTCTGACTTTGATCCAAAAGGTAAGTCTGACCTGGAGATCATGCGCTTTTGTCAAAGTTTCATGACCGAACTGTACAGACATATTGGGCCCGATGTCGATGTACCGGCTGGTGATATTGGTGTCAGTTCCAGGGAAATCGGCTACTTATTCGGCCAATACAAAAAAATCCGGGGCACCTTTGAGGCTGGTGTGTTAACAGGCAAAGGGCTTGAATATGGCGGGAGTTTAGCACGTACAGAAGCAACTGGATATGGAACCGTTTATTTTGTACAGGAAATGCTGAAAGATAAAGGACTCGACTTCAAAGGCAGTACCGTTGTTGTATCCGGGTCGGGAAATGTTTCGATTTATGCAATGGAAAAGGCCACACAATTCGGGGCAACGGTTGTTGCATGCAGTGATTCGGACGGCTTTGTTTATGATGAAAATGGCATCGATCTTGATACCGTTAAAGAGTTAAAAGAAGCGGGCAGTGAGCGGATTAATGCCTACGTGGAGAAACATCCGAACGCACAGTATATTGACGATTGCACGCAAATCTGGACGATACCATGTGATATTGCTTTACCGTGTGCCACCCAAAATGAAATTGATGAAGCAACCGCAAAAACGTTGGTGGCTAACGGGGTAAAGGCAATTGGCGAAGGAGCGAATATGCCTTCAACACTCGCAGCCATTGATGTATTTCTTAAGAGTGATATTCTTTTCGCTCCAGCAAAAGCCGCCAATGCCGGTGGTGTAGCAGTTTCTGCATTGGAAATGGCCCAGAACAGCGGGAAGATTTCCTGGTCGTTTGATGAAGTAGATGCCAAATTGCACGAAATCATGAAAGATATTTATCAGAACAGCATGCAAGCCGCAGCAGATTATGGAACCCCAGGCAACCTGCTGGCAGGGTCTAATATTGCAGGGTTTAACAAAGTAGCCGGCGCCATGATGGCTCAGGGAATAATATAA
- a CDS encoding SpoVR family protein — translation MVLTETKTLDRAIDEITEIASGFGLDFYPMRYEICPADIIYTFGAYGMPTRFSHWSFGKQFHKMKLHYDLGLSQIYELVINSNPCYAFLLDTNSLIQNKLIVAHVLAHCDFFKNNVRFSNTRRDMVESMTATAERIANYEMIHGKDEVEKFLDAVLSIQEHIDPSIVRPQLPSYDLDDEEEAELTKAPTPYDDLWNLDQPEKKPAVSKKRKKFPPKPEKDLLLFIQEHSRELEDWQRDILTVMREEMLYFWPQLETKIMNEGWASYWHQRILREMDLTTDEVVEFATLNAGVVQPSRQQINPYYLGLKMYEDIEERYNNPTDEMKERGVEADTGREKIFEVREIESDISFIRNYLTKELVQREDMYLFEKQGRDYTITDKDYENVRDQLVSMRVNGGFPYITVENADYMRNGELYLVHSYEGTELDIKYLEHVLPYIYQLWGRDVHMETYVEDKLAVFSCEEDKVHRKFI, via the coding sequence ATTGTTTTGACAGAAACAAAGACGCTTGATCGTGCGATTGATGAAATTACGGAAATTGCATCCGGATTTGGCCTTGATTTTTATCCGATGCGTTATGAAATTTGTCCCGCTGATATTATTTATACATTTGGTGCATATGGTATGCCGACACGGTTCAGCCATTGGAGTTTCGGCAAACAGTTTCACAAAATGAAGCTGCATTATGACCTCGGACTGAGTCAGATTTACGAGCTTGTTATCAATTCCAACCCATGCTATGCCTTTTTGCTTGATACCAACAGCCTTATCCAAAATAAATTGATTGTCGCGCACGTGCTTGCCCACTGTGATTTTTTCAAAAATAATGTCCGATTTTCGAACACGAGACGGGATATGGTAGAGAGCATGACTGCAACAGCGGAGCGAATTGCCAATTACGAAATGATTCATGGCAAGGATGAAGTCGAAAAGTTTTTGGATGCGGTTTTATCCATTCAGGAGCATATTGATCCGTCGATTGTAAGACCGCAGCTGCCGTCGTATGACTTGGATGATGAGGAAGAAGCGGAATTAACGAAGGCACCAACACCTTATGATGATTTGTGGAATCTTGATCAGCCCGAAAAGAAACCCGCCGTAAGCAAAAAAAGAAAAAAATTCCCGCCGAAGCCGGAAAAGGACCTTTTGTTATTTATCCAGGAACACAGTCGCGAGCTGGAGGACTGGCAGCGTGATATTTTAACAGTGATGCGCGAGGAGATGCTCTACTTTTGGCCACAGCTGGAGACGAAAATCATGAACGAAGGCTGGGCTTCCTACTGGCATCAGCGGATTTTGCGGGAAATGGACCTGACCACCGATGAAGTCGTTGAGTTTGCGACATTGAATGCCGGTGTCGTACAGCCATCCAGACAGCAAATTAACCCGTACTATCTTGGTCTGAAAATGTATGAGGATATTGAAGAACGTTACAATAATCCGACTGACGAAATGAAAGAGCGAGGGGTGGAAGCCGACACAGGACGTGAAAAGATTTTTGAAGTCCGGGAAATTGAATCGGACATTTCTTTTATACGAAATTATTTAACTAAAGAACTCGTCCAGCGAGAAGATATGTATTTATTTGAGAAACAGGGCAGAGATTACACAATCACCGATAAGGATTATGAGAATGTCCGGGACCAGCTTGTTTCAATGCGGGTGAATGGAGGATTCCCATATATCACCGTGGAAAATGCCGACTATATGCGGAACGGAGAACTGTATCTGGTTCATAGCTATGAAGGAACAGAGCTTGATATCAAGTATTTGGAACATGTACTTCCATATATTTATCAATTGTGGGGGCGCGATGTTCATATGGAAACGTATGTCGAGGATAAGTTGGCTGTATTTTCGTGTGAGGAGGATAAGGTGCATCGGAAGTTTATCTAG
- a CDS encoding type II toxin-antitoxin system Phd/YefM family antitoxin has product MPVIRSIKDLRNTTEISELCHQIKEPLFITKNGYGDMVVMSMETYENTLARLELYQKLVQAEAQIKNEDDLLDGGKVFKEKI; this is encoded by the coding sequence ATGCCTGTAATTCGTTCAATAAAAGATTTAAGAAATACAACGGAAATCTCTGAACTGTGCCATCAAATAAAGGAACCACTATTCATCACAAAGAATGGATATGGGGATATGGTTGTTATGAGCATGGAAACCTATGAGAATACTTTAGCCAGGCTGGAGTTATATCAAAAGTTAGTCCAAGCAGAAGCCCAAATTAAGAATGAGGATGACCTTTTAGATGGGGGAAAAGTCTTTAAAGAAAAAATATGA
- a CDS encoding PadR family transcriptional regulator, with translation MDREIMKGSIDILLLNLLAGKDMYGYEMVKVLKEKSDQLYNMGEGTLYPALKRMEKKKWLSSYWTETANGRRKYYQITDEGTAILEKKRREWNAIHHLISKTSGDIS, from the coding sequence ATGGATCGTGAAATTATGAAGGGAAGCATTGATATATTATTGCTGAACCTGCTTGCGGGAAAAGATATGTACGGTTACGAGATGGTAAAAGTATTGAAGGAGAAAAGTGACCAGTTGTACAACATGGGGGAAGGAACACTGTATCCCGCTTTAAAACGAATGGAAAAGAAGAAATGGCTGAGCTCTTACTGGACCGAAACAGCAAATGGCAGAAGGAAGTATTATCAAATAACCGATGAAGGGACAGCAATTCTGGAAAAGAAACGGAGAGAATGGAATGCCATTCATCATCTGATTTCGAAAACGTCGGGGGATATCTCATGA
- a CDS encoding permease prefix domain 1-containing protein, translating to MKRMEKYVQQALEQMQSPSDERKSLREELLSHLHEAKNKYISDGLSEKQAEERALDDFGNAYFIGRELQESMYPFQRGLLYAIGIATILFGVIFYLSSLINFNESLPVWLVIQLLSGTIVSLAAINISKVGSHFYLVNLIVFANVIWNGINLALTQSATQWQAILFSLYLVILVGMGLVFVFRNSYYSTDQVKHDQKNQLTIKLGYIVNLLYGVVIICLGLFYAWGFLAFVGVGWPVAMPFIPVVAWVIFYRYQMAYIAKKPLLSMGTGLLFSVASVVLTFSVFFIFA from the coding sequence ATGAAACGGATGGAGAAGTATGTTCAGCAGGCACTTGAACAAATGCAAAGTCCGTCTGATGAACGCAAATCCTTAAGAGAAGAGCTGCTCAGCCATTTACACGAGGCTAAAAATAAATACATAAGCGACGGTTTATCGGAAAAACAGGCAGAGGAACGGGCATTGGACGATTTCGGGAATGCTTATTTTATCGGACGCGAATTACAGGAATCGATGTATCCGTTTCAACGCGGCCTGCTGTATGCAATCGGCATCGCGACCATTTTATTTGGTGTTATTTTTTATCTAAGTTCACTGATTAATTTTAATGAGTCACTGCCGGTCTGGCTCGTGATTCAACTTCTGTCGGGAACTATCGTAAGTTTGGCCGCGATTAATATTTCAAAAGTGGGCAGTCACTTTTATCTGGTAAATTTAATCGTATTCGCCAATGTAATCTGGAATGGTATTAATTTGGCGCTGACCCAAAGCGCAACCCAGTGGCAGGCTATATTATTCAGTCTGTACTTAGTAATCCTGGTCGGAATGGGGCTGGTTTTTGTTTTTCGAAACTCGTACTATTCCACCGATCAGGTTAAACATGATCAAAAAAATCAGCTGACGATTAAACTCGGCTATATCGTCAATTTGTTATACGGCGTTGTTATCATTTGTCTCGGTTTGTTTTACGCATGGGGATTTCTCGCCTTTGTCGGGGTAGGCTGGCCGGTTGCCATGCCGTTTATTCCTGTTGTCGCCTGGGTGATTTTTTACCGGTATCAAATGGCCTATATCGCAAAAAAACCACTGTTATCAATGGGAACCGGGCTTTTGTTCTCCGTTGCTTCAGTTGTTTTGACGTTTAGCGTGTTTTTTATTTTCGCATAA
- a CDS encoding restriction endonuclease has product MLTLIVVQAFVIIGLLWFMRKQNEREAALLSQKINSSMELKKTMAMGLYYRFNFPHKKDENGDISFDKASDLFIKQLDFELEDFCASVIEEKHGGNAVTTARSGDFGVDFEHTRDDGLYLGQVKAYKNDLGYEPIALIHSNMIKRNAEGGYVISTSGFSKSAKEYAKGLNIELIDGVELVQYWLETMESTVYSPAANEYV; this is encoded by the coding sequence ATGCTAACGTTAATTGTGGTTCAGGCCTTCGTAATCATCGGCTTACTGTGGTTTATGAGAAAACAAAATGAGCGGGAAGCTGCGTTACTTTCACAAAAAATCAATTCAAGTATGGAGTTAAAGAAAACAATGGCAATGGGGCTTTATTATCGCTTTAATTTTCCCCATAAGAAGGATGAAAATGGTGACATTTCCTTTGACAAAGCATCAGATCTTTTTATTAAACAGCTTGATTTTGAACTTGAAGATTTTTGTGCAAGCGTAATAGAGGAAAAACACGGAGGAAATGCTGTCACGACAGCCAGAAGTGGAGATTTTGGTGTGGATTTTGAGCATACCAGAGATGACGGTCTATATTTAGGCCAGGTCAAAGCGTATAAAAATGACTTGGGATATGAACCGATTGCGCTTATACATTCGAACATGATAAAGCGAAATGCGGAAGGCGGTTATGTCATATCAACAAGCGGATTCTCAAAAAGCGCGAAAGAATATGCAAAAGGGCTAAATATTGAGCTGATTGATGGTGTGGAATTGGTTCAATACTGGCTGGAAACGATGGAATCGACTGTCTATTCACCGGCTGCAAACGAATATGTATGA
- a CDS encoding sigma-70 family RNA polymerase sigma factor — protein MDNTPEFPDKILENGREPFIEWVMEEHGESLKRFIFTYVKNRAQTDDIFQDVLFTVYRRVHTFRQQSSFKTWLYRITANRCRDYLRSPLTRLFIWKDQVTEKVNEETPEQSLIMNERKNETIKAIMNLPVKYREVLILQYYQEFSIQEISNLLKVNLSTVKTRIMRAKERLKQELKEEFLNE, from the coding sequence ATGGACAATACTCCGGAATTTCCAGATAAGATCCTGGAAAATGGCCGCGAACCATTCATTGAATGGGTGATGGAGGAACATGGGGAAAGTTTAAAGCGATTTATTTTTACTTATGTGAAAAACAGAGCACAAACTGATGATATTTTCCAGGATGTTTTATTTACTGTTTATCGAAGGGTTCATACATTCAGGCAACAATCATCTTTCAAGACCTGGCTTTATCGGATTACGGCGAATAGATGCAGAGATTATTTACGTTCACCATTAACCCGGCTTTTCATATGGAAAGATCAGGTGACAGAAAAAGTAAACGAAGAGACACCAGAGCAATCACTGATTATGAATGAACGGAAAAATGAAACCATTAAGGCAATAATGAATCTCCCAGTTAAATATCGCGAAGTATTAATTCTACAGTACTACCAGGAATTCAGTATTCAGGAAATCAGTAATCTATTGAAAGTAAATCTGTCAACTGTGAAGACACGAATTATGCGTGCGAAGGAAAGGCTCAAACAAGAGCTTAAGGAGGAATTTCTGAATGAGTAA
- a CDS encoding PD40 domain-containing protein — MTLKKKNSSFITGIVLLFFVLWGSSMFVEGSGGFTGFGQTTDLSGDDETLAFSYYHGDDASLYTVPVTGGTAEPLAVPEEGKSFINPKFSPDDQNVAFVKEWTEEEQRYGQLMIVDRKTGQITALTDSDGLVTDAAFSPDGQSLFFLKASVYKNYSSIASKRPHDYDVYHYNLKTGATEQITYKNAYHMSDLTVTPDGKQLMYRTYRNTDQIIFHSLEDGTTEKSMVPNGDFASNAPIISSPELSPDGNKIVFSDVATKDKNGTFIYEGFLMDRDTAQAEQITSFHEHVSSPVFLSNGKKLIVTVNTQFAQRNPEYHYWQISLEGDKRERVDIKIPEGK; from the coding sequence ATGACATTAAAAAAGAAAAATAGCAGTTTTATCACCGGAATCGTATTGTTGTTTTTCGTGCTGTGGGGATCTAGTATGTTTGTCGAAGGTTCCGGCGGTTTTACCGGCTTCGGTCAGACGACAGATTTATCGGGAGATGATGAAACTCTCGCGTTCTCCTACTATCATGGTGATGATGCCTCACTATATACGGTACCGGTCACAGGTGGAACAGCGGAGCCATTGGCAGTACCTGAAGAGGGAAAATCCTTTATCAATCCGAAATTCTCACCGGATGATCAAAATGTCGCCTTTGTTAAAGAGTGGACGGAAGAAGAGCAGCGCTATGGGCAGTTAATGATAGTGGACCGGAAAACGGGACAAATAACAGCGTTAACCGATTCTGATGGCCTGGTCACGGATGCTGCTTTTTCACCTGATGGACAATCGCTCTTTTTCCTGAAGGCTTCGGTTTATAAAAACTATTCCAGCATTGCTTCAAAAAGACCGCATGATTATGATGTATATCATTATAATTTGAAAACAGGAGCAACCGAACAAATAACATATAAAAATGCCTACCATATGTCAGATTTGACTGTGACACCGGACGGTAAGCAGCTGATGTACCGGACTTATCGAAATACCGATCAGATTATTTTTCATTCATTGGAAGACGGGACAACAGAAAAGTCAATGGTACCAAATGGTGATTTCGCTTCAAATGCGCCGATTATTTCATCCCCTGAACTGTCCCCGGATGGCAATAAAATCGTTTTTTCTGATGTAGCAACGAAGGATAAGAATGGTACATTTATATATGAAGGTTTCTTGATGGATCGTGATACAGCACAAGCGGAGCAGATTACATCATTTCATGAGCATGTTTCCAGCCCAGTCTTTTTAAGCAACGGCAAAAAGTTAATCGTAACAGTGAATACACAATTTGCTCAGCGTAATCCTGAATATCATTATTGGCAGATTAGTCTGGAAGGAGATAAGCGTGAGCGAGTGGACATAAAAATACCAGAGGGAAAATAA
- a CDS encoding DUF4349 domain-containing protein, with protein sequence MKKFVLLIVFLGYILLLAACSSDGGNSESSSDSAQMNTEESAVQQDRKNASSGTGAGDSADGESQEGNTGSQADESAQADRKIIYTANLRIEVKDYQKAVKDIQSQVSEHGGYIVESHMSEGSEDGSTNGTVKARVPQGQFREFVQFVEDGSSKVLESNISGQDVTEEYVDLESRLESKRVVEKRLLNFMEQAEKTEDLLKISEDLAKVQEEIEQITGRMNYLENKVNLATVTIHIQENNVTISGSKDLNTWEKTKQQFMRSINFLISAFSGIFVFLIGNLPVLILLGAIALGAFLIVRKSRKKDK encoded by the coding sequence GTGAAAAAATTTGTATTATTAATTGTTTTTCTTGGTTATATCCTCCTCTTAGCAGCCTGCAGCAGCGATGGGGGAAATAGTGAGTCGAGCAGTGATTCAGCTCAGATGAACACGGAAGAAAGTGCAGTACAACAAGACAGGAAAAATGCCTCTTCCGGAACAGGTGCAGGCGACAGTGCAGATGGTGAATCGCAGGAAGGAAACACAGGGTCACAAGCGGATGAATCCGCACAGGCCGACCGGAAAATTATTTACACAGCTAACCTCCGTATCGAGGTAAAAGATTACCAGAAAGCAGTAAAGGATATTCAGAGTCAGGTCTCAGAACATGGCGGGTATATCGTGGAATCACATATGAGCGAAGGGTCTGAAGATGGGTCGACCAATGGCACGGTAAAAGCCCGGGTCCCACAGGGGCAGTTTCGGGAATTTGTTCAATTTGTGGAAGACGGCAGCAGCAAGGTTCTGGAAAGCAACATTTCCGGTCAGGACGTGACAGAGGAGTATGTTGATTTGGAGTCGCGTCTGGAATCGAAGCGTGTTGTGGAAAAACGACTGCTTAATTTTATGGAGCAGGCGGAAAAAACGGAGGATCTCCTTAAAATTTCTGAGGATTTGGCAAAAGTCCAGGAAGAAATTGAGCAAATCACCGGCCGGATGAATTATCTGGAGAACAAGGTCAATCTGGCAACGGTCACGATTCACATTCAGGAGAATAATGTAACTATCTCGGGAAGCAAGGATTTAAACACCTGGGAAAAAACCAAGCAGCAGTTCATGCGGAGTATTAACTTCCTTATCTCAGCGTTTTCAGGGATATTTGTTTTCTTGATTGGTAATTTGCCGGTGCTTATATTGTTGGGGGCTATAGCGTTGGGTGCATTTTTGATTGTCAGAAAAAGCAGGAAGAAGGATAAATAA